The sequence TGGCCGAGAGTATGCCCGTAATTTAAGATCTTTCTCAAGCCGCCTTCACGTTCATCTTTTTGGACCACGTCCGCCTTGATCGCGCAGGATCGGCGGATGGCATGGGTCAGCGCAGCCGGTTCCAATTTCAGGATCTTGTCCATGTTGTCTTCCAGGTAGTAAAAGAATCCTTCATCCCGGATCACGCCGTATTTGATCACTTCGGCCAGACCTGAAATGAACTCCCTCCGGTGGAGCGTTTTTAAAACCTCCGGATCGACGAGGACCAGCTTCGGTTGATAAAAAGCGCCGATCAGGTTTTTCCCGTGGGGGTGATCCACCCCGGTCTTCCCCCCGATGCTGGCATCCACCTGGGCCGCCAGCGTGGTCGGAACCTGGACGAAGCCGATGCCGCGCATGTAGGTCGAGGCCGCAAAACCGGCCAGGTCGCCGATGACGCCGCCTCCCAACGCCAACAGGGTCGAGCTTCGCTCGAACGATCGTCGGACGAGTTCGTCATAGACGCGGGAAACCGAACGGAGATTCTTATAACGCTCACCGTCGGGCAGCATCACGGTGGCCGCTTGAAATCCGGCCTTCCGGAGGCTTCGCGACACGACGGAGCCGTAGAGACGGTTCACCCGTGCGTTTGTAATCACGCCGACTTTTCCCTTGAGTCCCAGAGTGGCCAAGCGCTCCCCGATTCGGGGGAGCGTCCCGTCCCCGATCTCAATCGAATATCCCCGTTCCGCCAGATCGACCCGAATCGAGTTCCTCGACGAAACGATATCGCGGATCATCTTTGCAATACGGTCCGGCGACTTGTGCGTGGTATCAATCCGGTAATCGGAAAGAAGATAATACGGCCGTCGGACTTTCAACAGTTCCCGAATGCGCTCGATGCGTCTCCCCTCCTGGAGCAAGGGGCGCTCCGGCCCGGCTGTTCGGGCCATGATCGCGTCGGGGGAAGCGTCCAAACCGATCAAAACGCCGTTTCGTTGAAGACGCCGGAGGTTCACCGGATCCACCACCGCTCCGCCTCCCGTCGCGATCACGCAGGATTTTCTGTCGGCCAACTCCGCCACGACTTCCCTCTCCAGTTTTCTGAAATGAGCCTCGCCGAATTGCTTGAAAATCTCCGGGATGGTCCGACCGGCCCGTTCCTGTATCCGAAGATCGCTATCCTCGAATGCCCGGCCGAGATCGCCCGCCAGCCGTTTCCCGACCCGGCTTTTTCCGGTCCCCATGAAACCAATCAATACAATATTTTTTTTCTCCCCATTACCAGTTCTTAACATAGTCCTGATAAGTGTCGTAATTCCTCTTCATCTCGATCAGGCTGTCGCCCCCGAATTTTTCGATCATCGCTGCGGCAAGCTCGAACGCCACGACCGCCTCGCCGATGACGCCGGCCGCCGGCACGGTGCAGATATCGGATCGTTCCACCGTCGCTTCAAAGGGCTCCTTGCTCTTGATATCGACGCTTTTCAGCGGCGAGTAGAGCGTGGAGATCGGC is a genomic window of Nitrospiria bacterium containing:
- the aroB gene encoding 3-dehydroquinate synthase; the protein is MGTGKSRVGKRLAGDLGRAFEDSDLRIQERAGRTIPEIFKQFGEAHFRKLEREVVAELADRKSCVIATGGGAVVDPVNLRRLQRNGVLIGLDASPDAIMARTAGPERPLLQEGRRIERIRELLKVRRPYYLLSDYRIDTTHKSPDRIAKMIRDIVSSRNSIRVDLAERGYSIEIGDGTLPRIGERLATLGLKGKVGVITNARVNRLYGSVVSRSLRKAGFQAATVMLPDGERYKNLRSVSRVYDELVRRSFERSSTLLALGGGVIGDLAGFAASTYMRGIGFVQVPTTLAAQVDASIGGKTGVDHPHGKNLIGAFYQPKLVLVDPEVLKTLHRREFISGLAEVIKYGVIRDEGFFYYLEDNMDKILKLEPAALTHAIRRSCAIKADVVQKDEREGGLRKILNYGHTLGHALETVTNYGTYLHGEAVSIGIAFAARLSVRLGLSDPSCARRQIRLLERAGLPVALPKIKSADILKAMTMDKKVAGGKIHFVLAERIGRVVVKPVSQKEIINLLKTWF